In a single window of the Panthera uncia isolate 11264 chromosome B2 unlocalized genomic scaffold, Puncia_PCG_1.0 HiC_scaffold_25, whole genome shotgun sequence genome:
- the PSMG4 gene encoding proteasome assembly chaperone 4 isoform X2, with protein sequence MDGPPAAAGGDVSLHNFSARLWEQLVHFHVMRLTDSLFLWVGATPHLRNLAVAMCNRYVSAGREGAEAGGRTGNAGRRGRLRIPSPCLPPSSETLLIRPPLALPSA encoded by the exons ATGGACGGGCCGCCGGCCGCCGCTGGCGGGGACGTCTCCCTGCACAACTTCAGCGCGAGGCTGTGGGAGCAGCTCGTCCACTTCCACGTCATGCGGCTGACGGACTCGCTCTTCCTGTGGGTGGGGGCCACGCCTCACCTGCGCAACCTCGCGGTGGCCATGTGCAACCGCTACGTGAGTGCGGGTCGGGAGGGGGCGGAGGCTGGGGGAAGGACTGGGAATGCCGGCCGGCGTGGAAGGTTGAG gatTCCATCCCCGTGTCTACCTCCCTCCTCGGAGACACTTCTGATACGACCTCCTCTGGCCTTGCCCAGCGCTTAG
- the PSMG4 gene encoding proteasome assembly chaperone 4 isoform X1: MDGPPAAAGGDVSLHNFSARLWEQLVHFHVMRLTDSLFLWVGATPHLRNLAVAMCNRYDSIPVSTSLLGDTSDTTSSGLAQRLARKTNKQVFVSYNLQNTDSNFALLVENRIKEEMEAFPEKF, encoded by the exons ATGGACGGGCCGCCGGCCGCCGCTGGCGGGGACGTCTCCCTGCACAACTTCAGCGCGAGGCTGTGGGAGCAGCTCGTCCACTTCCACGTCATGCGGCTGACGGACTCGCTCTTCCTGTGGGTGGGGGCCACGCCTCACCTGCGCAACCTCGCGGTGGCCATGTGCAACCGCTAC gatTCCATCCCCGTGTCTACCTCCCTCCTCGGAGACACTTCTGATACGACCTCCTCTGGCCTTGCCCAGCGCTTAG ccAGGAAGACCAACAAACAAGTGTTTGTCAGCTATAACCTTCAAAACACGGACAGTAACTTCGCATTACTCGTAGAAAACAGGATcaaggaagaaatggaggcttTTCCGGAAAAGTTCTAG